A genomic segment from Streptomyces antibioticus encodes:
- a CDS encoding MarR family winged helix-turn-helix transcriptional regulator, producing the protein MADTSGVPEPTLEEQIAAYQREFQDLDPQVEKIVSALSRLNRRMNVAYGRQTAALGISNAEWEVLKALVLSGAPYRMGPSDLAKRLGLTPAAMTHRIDRMVTEGLVTRERDESNRVRVIVELTPEGRGKWLEAMRLASVFEEELLQDLAADERATLGEVLTRLLRRVEHAQPDAGGRLSDLD; encoded by the coding sequence ATGGCCGACACCAGCGGCGTCCCGGAGCCGACACTCGAGGAACAGATCGCCGCCTACCAGCGCGAGTTCCAGGACCTCGACCCCCAGGTCGAGAAGATCGTGTCCGCGCTCTCCCGGCTGAACCGCCGTATGAACGTCGCGTACGGCCGCCAGACCGCCGCCCTCGGCATCAGCAACGCCGAGTGGGAGGTCCTCAAGGCCCTCGTGCTCTCCGGCGCCCCCTATCGGATGGGCCCGAGCGACCTCGCCAAGCGGCTGGGCCTGACGCCGGCCGCGATGACCCACCGGATCGACCGCATGGTGACCGAGGGACTGGTGACCCGGGAGCGGGACGAGTCCAACCGGGTCCGCGTCATCGTGGAGCTGACGCCGGAGGGCCGCGGGAAGTGGCTGGAAGCCATGCGGCTCGCCTCGGTCTTCGAGGAGGAGCTGCTCCAGGACCTCGCCGCGGACGAGCGCGCGACCCTGGGCGAGGTACTGACCCGCCTCCTGCGCCGGGTGGAGCACGCCCAGCCGGACGCCGGCGGACGGCTCAGCGACCTGGACTGA
- a CDS encoding MFS transporter, which translates to MGAAMRRIHVGNALSAFGLGFTVPYLYVYVAQVRGLGAMTAGLVLAVFAVAALIVLPFAGRAIVRRGPLPVLLVALVTAALGALSLGLAGSAAAVLAASAALGAGQAVMQPALATMIVDCSTAATRSRAFATQFFLQNLGLGVGGLIGGHLVDTTRVSSFTLLFSIEAAIFLMLAVVMTTVRMPRAPRVEDAPQGSAKGGWKQLLGNRAMVQLCVLGFVLFFACYGQFESGLSAYGVEAAGISTSALGTALAANTAVIVVAQFAVLRFVERQKRSRVIAAVGLIWAVAWAVAGYAGLGHGSQAMATAAFVSTYALFGLGEAMLSPTVAPLVADLAPSGLAGQYNSAFALVKQLALAVGPAVGGPMGASLHAPYIVTFLLFSLGISWLALRLGRQLTAVQDQPWRVRNRVVAKGGAAVESVGAGA; encoded by the coding sequence ATGGGCGCAGCGATGCGCCGGATCCACGTGGGCAACGCACTCAGCGCGTTCGGGCTCGGTTTCACGGTCCCCTACCTGTACGTCTATGTGGCGCAGGTGCGGGGCCTCGGAGCCATGACGGCGGGACTCGTGCTCGCCGTCTTCGCCGTGGCCGCGCTGATCGTGCTGCCGTTCGCCGGCCGGGCGATCGTGCGGCGCGGACCACTGCCGGTCCTGCTCGTCGCTCTGGTCACCGCCGCGCTGGGCGCGCTGAGCCTGGGGCTGGCCGGCAGTGCCGCCGCCGTACTGGCGGCCTCGGCCGCGCTGGGTGCCGGGCAGGCCGTGATGCAGCCGGCGCTCGCGACGATGATCGTGGACTGCTCGACCGCGGCGACGCGGTCGCGGGCCTTCGCCACGCAGTTCTTCCTTCAGAACCTCGGCCTCGGCGTCGGCGGTCTGATCGGGGGGCACCTGGTGGACACCACGCGTGTCTCGTCGTTCACCCTGCTGTTCTCCATCGAGGCGGCGATCTTCCTGATGCTGGCCGTCGTGATGACGACGGTGCGGATGCCGCGCGCCCCGCGCGTGGAGGACGCGCCCCAGGGGTCCGCCAAAGGCGGCTGGAAGCAGCTCCTGGGCAATCGGGCCATGGTGCAGTTGTGCGTCCTGGGCTTCGTCCTGTTCTTCGCCTGCTACGGGCAGTTCGAGTCGGGTCTGAGCGCGTACGGCGTGGAGGCGGCCGGTATCTCCACCTCGGCGCTGGGGACCGCGCTCGCCGCCAACACCGCGGTGATCGTCGTCGCGCAGTTCGCGGTGCTGCGGTTCGTCGAGCGGCAGAAGCGGTCCCGGGTGATCGCGGCCGTGGGGCTGATCTGGGCCGTGGCGTGGGCCGTGGCCGGGTACGCCGGTCTCGGGCACGGCAGCCAGGCGATGGCGACGGCGGCGTTCGTGTCGACGTACGCGCTGTTCGGGCTGGGTGAGGCGATGTTGTCGCCGACCGTCGCGCCGCTGGTCGCCGATCTGGCGCCGAGCGGGCTCGCGGGGCAGTACAACTCGGCGTTCGCGCTGGTCAAGCAGCTCGCGCTGGCCGTGGGTCCGGCGGTGGGCGGGCCGATGGGGGCCTCGCTGCACGCGCCGTACATCGTGACGTTCCTGCTGTTCTCGCTGGGGATCAGCTGGCTCGCTCTCCGGCTGGGGCGGCAGCTCACCGCCGTACAGGATCAGCCGTGGCGGGTGCGGAACCGGGTGGTGGCCAAGGGTGGGGCCGCTGTGGAGTCCGTGGGCGCGGGGGCCTGA
- a CDS encoding ATP-binding SpoIIE family protein phosphatase, with product MNFTRWSARLPGTQRRAAARAEHPVTTTDRRSEGSVPAARAEHLTDEPSPVPAVDELPVREVLDRVPALVALVHGPDHRLAYVNDAYTAAFGHRSCGAPAADALPELRDLGLLPLLDQALRSGKPRTLKSRKAPDGRSYTFTCTPAAEKNGEGAVLVFATDVTDHAEAAERLRASERRQRETAVTLQRSLLPQELEQPDDLRIAATYQPGGTEAAVGGDWYDVITLGGGRTALVIGDVMGRGVRAAAVMGQLRTAVRAYARLDLPPHEVLQLLDGLATEIDANQIATCVYAIHDPNEGRLVYASAGHLPILVRDDQGRVQRADEPTGPPLGTGGWMHSSGSIALGPGSTAVLYTDGLVERRNEDLDEGIAALERALAGATGTPQVVCDRLVRSAGVTADHDDDVAVLVLQHPARTGPDGELFRNAALDLLGGVEAAPRARAFASGVLTSWRFPPELHDTGVLATSELVANSLQHGTPPMRLRLRRTDRRLIIEVTDGDDHLPRRRRAEPADESGRGIAIVATIATHWGSRRTPGGGKAVWCEFALPKKPADRADRAS from the coding sequence GTGAACTTCACGCGCTGGAGCGCCCGGCTCCCCGGAACGCAGCGCCGCGCCGCCGCGCGGGCCGAGCACCCGGTCACCACCACGGACCGGCGGAGCGAGGGCTCCGTACCCGCGGCCCGCGCCGAACACCTGACCGACGAACCGTCCCCCGTCCCCGCCGTCGACGAACTCCCGGTCCGTGAGGTCCTCGACCGCGTCCCCGCCCTCGTCGCCCTCGTCCACGGCCCCGACCACCGCCTCGCGTACGTCAACGACGCCTACACCGCCGCCTTCGGCCACCGCTCCTGCGGCGCACCCGCCGCCGACGCCCTCCCCGAACTCCGCGACCTCGGCCTGCTCCCCCTCCTCGACCAGGCCCTGCGCAGCGGCAAGCCCCGCACCCTGAAGTCCCGCAAGGCCCCCGACGGCCGCTCCTACACCTTCACCTGCACCCCGGCCGCCGAGAAGAACGGCGAAGGCGCCGTCCTCGTCTTCGCCACCGACGTCACCGACCACGCCGAGGCCGCCGAGCGCCTCAGAGCCAGCGAGCGCCGCCAGCGCGAGACCGCCGTCACCCTCCAGCGCTCCCTGCTCCCCCAGGAACTCGAACAGCCGGACGACCTGCGCATCGCCGCCACCTACCAGCCCGGCGGCACCGAAGCCGCGGTCGGCGGCGACTGGTACGACGTCATCACCCTCGGCGGCGGCCGCACCGCCCTCGTCATCGGCGACGTCATGGGACGCGGCGTCCGCGCGGCGGCCGTCATGGGCCAGCTCCGCACCGCCGTCCGCGCCTACGCCCGCCTCGACCTCCCCCCGCACGAGGTCCTCCAGCTCCTCGACGGCCTCGCCACCGAGATCGACGCCAACCAGATCGCCACCTGCGTCTACGCCATCCACGACCCCAACGAGGGCCGCCTGGTGTACGCCTCCGCCGGCCATCTGCCCATCCTGGTCCGTGACGACCAGGGCCGGGTCCAGCGCGCCGACGAACCCACCGGACCGCCCCTGGGCACCGGCGGCTGGATGCACTCCTCCGGCTCCATCGCCCTCGGCCCGGGCTCCACCGCCGTCCTCTACACCGACGGTCTGGTCGAGCGGCGCAACGAAGACCTCGACGAGGGCATCGCCGCCCTGGAGCGCGCCCTGGCCGGTGCCACCGGCACCCCGCAGGTCGTCTGCGACCGCCTGGTCCGCTCGGCGGGCGTCACCGCCGACCATGACGACGATGTCGCGGTCCTCGTCCTCCAGCACCCCGCCCGCACCGGCCCCGACGGCGAACTGTTCCGCAACGCCGCGCTGGACCTCCTCGGCGGTGTCGAGGCCGCCCCACGCGCGCGTGCCTTCGCCTCCGGCGTCCTCACGAGCTGGCGCTTCCCGCCCGAACTGCACGACACCGGCGTCCTCGCCACCAGCGAACTCGTCGCCAACTCCCTCCAGCACGGCACCCCGCCGATGCGGCTGCGCCTGCGCCGCACCGACCGCCGCCTGATCATCGAGGTCACCGACGGCGACGACCACCTGCCGCGCCGCCGCCGCGCCGAACCGGCCGACGAGTCGGGCCGCGGCATCGCCATCGTCGCCACGATCGCCACCCACTGGGGCAGCCGCCGCACCCCGGGCGGCGGAAAAGCGGTGTGGTGCGAGTTCGCCCTACCGAAGAAACCGGCCGACCGAGCCGACCGGGCGAGCTGA
- a CDS encoding class I SAM-dependent methyltransferase → MADATGFHLKGSAPERYEHYVAPLMAPFVTALVDAADLFPGATVLDLACGTGFAARAAAAQAGPTGRVAGVDLNDGMLKIATACHPRLYPDIEFTPAPADDLPYPEAAFDAVLCQQGAQFFPDLDAALRETARVTRPGGRFAATVWSHLDDSPYFLAQRDALAEHGETVVPFEAAFQAADRLTAAAARAGFHDIIRRRLTFTVTLPPLEEYVPGHLSATPWGQTIADSGDDEALLRTARSIVDRLPEATTAFPFTATLVTAVR, encoded by the coding sequence ATGGCAGACGCAACGGGCTTTCACCTCAAGGGAAGCGCCCCCGAGCGCTACGAACACTATGTCGCGCCCCTCATGGCGCCCTTCGTCACGGCACTCGTGGACGCCGCGGACCTCTTCCCCGGCGCCACCGTCCTCGACCTCGCCTGCGGCACCGGCTTCGCCGCACGCGCCGCGGCCGCCCAGGCGGGCCCCACCGGGCGCGTCGCCGGCGTCGACCTGAACGACGGCATGCTCAAGATCGCCACCGCGTGCCACCCCCGCCTCTACCCGGACATCGAGTTCACCCCCGCCCCGGCCGACGACCTCCCCTACCCCGAGGCGGCCTTCGACGCCGTGCTCTGCCAGCAGGGCGCCCAGTTCTTCCCCGACCTCGACGCCGCCCTGCGCGAGACCGCGCGCGTCACCCGCCCCGGCGGCCGCTTCGCCGCCACCGTCTGGTCCCACCTCGACGACTCCCCGTACTTCCTCGCCCAGCGCGACGCCCTGGCCGAGCACGGGGAGACGGTGGTGCCCTTCGAAGCGGCCTTCCAGGCGGCCGACCGCCTGACCGCGGCCGCCGCCCGCGCCGGCTTCCACGACATCATCCGCCGCCGGCTGACCTTCACCGTCACCCTCCCCCCGCTGGAGGAGTACGTCCCCGGCCATCTCTCCGCGACCCCCTGGGGCCAGACCATCGCCGACAGCGGCGACGACGAGGCCCTCCTGAGGACGGCCCGCTCGATCGTCGACCGCCTCCCCGAGGCCACGACGGCCTTCCCCTTCACCGCGACCCTGGTGACCGCCGTCCGCTGA
- a CDS encoding NAD(P)/FAD-dependent oxidoreductase, producing the protein MVKERARILVVGGGYVGMYTALRLQRQLRQELRRGEAEITVVTPEPYMTYQPFLPEAAAGAVSPRHVVVPLRRVLPHCRVLVGEVTAVDHAKRSATLTTLATQEEGTGPRQLEYDELVLAPGSVSRTLPIPGLADFAIGFKTVEEAIGLRNHVIEQMDIASSTRDPAIRDAALTFVFVGGGYAGVEALGELEDMARYTTRYYHNVKPEDMKWILVEASDRILPEVGEDMGRYTVSELRRRNIDVRLDTRLESCADRIAVLSDGARFPTRTVVWTAGVKPHPVLAATDLPRTEQGRLKCTPELAVEGVTHAWAAGDAAAVPDVTASAPGALTAPNAQHAVRQAKLLGDNIVRSLRGEPLRTYAHAYAGSVASLGLHKGVAQVYGRKVKGYPAWFMHRAYHLSRVPTFNRKARVLAEWTLSGLFKREIVSLGSLEHPRAEFELAAGGKPSDRSSDDPKGSS; encoded by the coding sequence ATGGTGAAGGAACGTGCGCGCATTCTCGTTGTCGGCGGCGGCTACGTCGGGATGTACACGGCCCTGCGGCTCCAGCGGCAGTTGAGACAGGAACTCCGCCGGGGCGAGGCCGAGATCACCGTCGTCACCCCCGAGCCGTACATGACGTACCAGCCGTTCCTGCCCGAGGCGGCCGCCGGTGCCGTCTCCCCGCGGCACGTCGTGGTCCCGCTGCGCCGCGTCCTGCCGCACTGCCGGGTCCTCGTCGGCGAGGTCACCGCCGTCGACCACGCCAAACGCAGCGCGACCCTCACCACCCTCGCCACCCAGGAGGAGGGCACCGGACCCCGGCAACTGGAGTACGACGAACTGGTCCTCGCGCCCGGCTCCGTCTCCCGCACCCTCCCGATCCCGGGCCTCGCCGACTTCGCCATCGGCTTCAAGACCGTCGAGGAGGCCATCGGACTGCGCAACCACGTCATCGAACAGATGGACATCGCCTCCTCCACCCGCGACCCCGCGATCCGCGACGCCGCCCTCACCTTCGTCTTCGTCGGCGGCGGGTACGCGGGCGTGGAGGCGCTCGGCGAACTGGAGGACATGGCCCGCTACACCACGCGCTACTACCACAACGTCAAACCCGAGGACATGAAGTGGATCCTGGTCGAGGCGTCCGACCGGATCCTGCCCGAGGTCGGCGAGGACATGGGCCGCTACACGGTCAGCGAACTGCGCCGCCGCAACATCGACGTACGGCTCGACACCCGCCTGGAGTCCTGCGCCGACCGCATCGCCGTCCTCAGCGACGGCGCCCGCTTCCCGACCCGTACGGTCGTCTGGACGGCCGGGGTGAAACCCCACCCCGTGCTCGCCGCCACCGACCTGCCCCGCACCGAACAGGGCCGGCTGAAATGCACCCCCGAGCTGGCCGTCGAGGGCGTCACGCACGCGTGGGCGGCCGGTGACGCCGCCGCCGTACCCGATGTGACGGCCTCCGCCCCCGGCGCCCTCACCGCGCCCAACGCCCAGCACGCCGTCCGCCAGGCCAAGCTCCTCGGCGACAACATCGTGCGCTCCCTGCGCGGCGAACCCCTGCGCACGTACGCGCACGCGTACGCCGGATCCGTCGCCTCGCTCGGCCTCCACAAGGGCGTCGCCCAGGTCTACGGGCGCAAGGTCAAGGGCTACCCGGCCTGGTTCATGCACCGCGCCTACCACCTCAGCCGCGTGCCCACCTTCAACCGCAAGGCACGCGTGCTCGCCGAATGGACGCTTTCCGGGCTCTTCAAACGGGAGATCGTCTCGCTCGGATCTCTCGAACATCCCCGCGCCGAGTTCGAACTCGCTGCCGGTGGAAAGCCTTCTGACAGGTCTTCCGACGACCCGAAGGGGTCGTCCTGA
- a CDS encoding TetR/AcrR family transcriptional regulator, protein MHIQDTHWSSASALAHSGGAGAAVDSGRGDARSAPLRVDAQRNLEHVLRAAREVFGELGYGAPMEDVARRARVGVGTVYRRFPSKDVLVRRIAEEETSRLTEQARAALGQEDEPWSALSRFLRTSVASGAGRLLPPQVLRVGVAEEDGAEGAPVDQARVPQQRTQPGGGELRLVADEGVSGAAGASAAASDASGVPDGSGASLGDDSGAAALLDVVGRLVERAREAGELRPDVSVSDVLLVIATAAPSLPDAAQQAAASARLLDILLEGLRSRPTPAS, encoded by the coding sequence ATGCACATTCAGGACACTCATTGGTCGTCCGCCTCCGCCCTCGCGCACAGCGGCGGCGCGGGAGCGGCGGTGGACAGCGGACGCGGGGACGCGCGCAGCGCACCCCTGCGCGTGGACGCACAGCGCAATCTCGAACACGTCCTGCGGGCGGCGCGCGAGGTCTTCGGCGAGCTGGGGTACGGCGCGCCGATGGAGGACGTGGCGCGGCGCGCGCGTGTGGGCGTGGGCACGGTGTACCGGCGGTTCCCGAGCAAGGACGTCCTGGTGCGGCGGATAGCCGAGGAGGAGACCTCCCGGCTGACCGAGCAGGCCCGGGCGGCGCTGGGGCAGGAGGACGAGCCGTGGTCGGCGCTGTCGCGCTTCCTGCGGACGTCGGTCGCCTCGGGTGCCGGCCGCCTGCTGCCGCCGCAGGTGCTGCGGGTCGGCGTCGCCGAGGAGGACGGCGCCGAGGGCGCGCCGGTGGACCAGGCCCGGGTGCCGCAGCAGCGGACCCAGCCGGGCGGCGGCGAGCTGCGGCTGGTGGCCGACGAGGGTGTGTCGGGGGCTGCGGGTGCTTCGGCCGCAGCCTCGGACGCGTCGGGTGTCCCGGACGGCTCGGGTGCCTCCCTGGGCGACGACTCCGGTGCGGCGGCGCTGCTCGACGTGGTGGGCCGGCTCGTGGAGCGGGCGCGCGAGGCGGGCGAGCTGCGGCCGGACGTGTCGGTCTCCGACGTCCTGCTGGTGATCGCCACGGCCGCGCCCTCGCTGCCGGACGCGGCACAGCAGGCGGCGGCCTCGGCGCGACTGCTGGACATCCTGCTGGAGGGGCTGCGGTCCCGGCCGACCCCGGCTTCCTGA
- a CDS encoding sigma-70 family RNA polymerase sigma factor, with translation MSVDGRDEQVPSQGGRASASGAPGGRSGGPGAQGAPQGGVPAQWERSDDGVLPPPRDLPPPDTDLIARMRSGDDTAYEELYRRHADAVRRYARTCCRDAHTADDLTAEVFARMLQAVRGGSGPEYAVRAYLLTSVRRVAAGWTQSAKREQLVDDFAVFATQAARASEVADDSASMGSFGAGLDLGADVRAMHEAEQSMAMQAFRSLPERWQAVLWHTEVEDESPSEVAMLFGLDANGTRVLASRAREGLKQAYLQAHVSATLTDDEECAAYADQLGTYARRRLRTRAERGLRKHLEECAKCRLAALQIEEVASSIPAVVPVAVIGWFGAAGYAKALALVAGGTGAGAAGIAGAAAAASGGSSGSAGAGGGAAVSEGLGAPVKAGIAAGVVAVAAAVVALALVGDDSPAPRPQAEPAPSAPVVQPQVPTPTPTPTRAPAPVPPVVVPATAPTPTPTPTPRATPTPTPTPTPTPTPSPTPTPTPTPTPTPTPTPPPPPAPAVFPLSELSFDITGDGSGPEIRLARSSWVWQRSGLSIADREYARGVTVHGASAVTVDLNRPCTAYDAMVGIDDLTMKLGKVTFAVLADGVPLWRSGVIEGGDPAVPVHVNLTGHESVRLVVEPHSHFDKLALADWADSKFTCA, from the coding sequence ATGAGCGTTGACGGACGCGACGAGCAGGTACCGAGCCAGGGCGGGCGGGCGAGTGCCTCCGGTGCCCCCGGCGGGCGCTCCGGCGGCCCAGGTGCCCAGGGCGCACCACAGGGCGGTGTACCGGCCCAGTGGGAGCGGTCCGACGACGGCGTGCTGCCACCGCCGCGCGATCTGCCGCCGCCCGACACCGATCTGATCGCCCGGATGCGCTCCGGGGACGACACCGCGTACGAGGAGCTGTACCGGCGCCACGCCGACGCCGTACGCCGCTACGCCCGCACCTGCTGCCGGGACGCCCACACCGCCGACGACCTCACCGCCGAGGTCTTCGCCCGCATGCTCCAGGCCGTGCGCGGCGGCTCCGGGCCCGAGTACGCCGTCCGCGCCTATCTGCTGACCTCCGTCCGGCGGGTGGCCGCCGGCTGGACGCAGTCGGCCAAGCGCGAGCAGCTCGTCGACGACTTCGCCGTGTTCGCCACGCAGGCCGCCCGCGCCTCCGAGGTGGCCGACGACTCGGCCTCCATGGGCTCCTTCGGGGCGGGCCTGGACCTCGGCGCCGACGTCCGCGCGATGCACGAGGCCGAACAGTCCATGGCCATGCAGGCCTTCCGCTCGCTGCCCGAGCGCTGGCAGGCCGTGCTCTGGCACACCGAGGTGGAGGACGAGTCGCCCAGCGAGGTCGCGATGCTCTTCGGCCTCGACGCCAACGGCACGCGCGTGCTCGCCAGCCGCGCCCGCGAGGGCCTCAAGCAGGCGTACCTCCAGGCCCATGTCAGCGCCACCCTCACCGACGACGAGGAGTGCGCCGCCTACGCCGACCAGCTCGGCACCTACGCCCGCCGCCGGCTGCGCACCCGCGCCGAACGGGGCCTGCGCAAGCACCTGGAGGAGTGCGCCAAGTGCCGGCTGGCCGCCCTCCAGATCGAGGAAGTGGCCAGCAGCATCCCGGCGGTGGTGCCGGTCGCGGTCATCGGCTGGTTCGGCGCCGCCGGATACGCCAAGGCCCTCGCGCTCGTCGCCGGGGGCACCGGAGCGGGCGCGGCGGGGATCGCGGGCGCGGCGGCCGCGGCGAGCGGCGGCTCCTCGGGCAGCGCCGGAGCCGGCGGCGGGGCGGCCGTCTCGGAGGGGCTGGGTGCCCCGGTGAAGGCCGGAATCGCCGCCGGTGTGGTGGCGGTGGCGGCCGCCGTCGTCGCCCTCGCGCTCGTCGGCGACGACAGCCCGGCCCCACGGCCGCAGGCCGAACCCGCGCCGTCCGCGCCCGTGGTCCAGCCCCAGGTGCCCACACCCACGCCGACCCCCACCCGGGCGCCCGCGCCGGTGCCGCCGGTGGTCGTCCCGGCCACCGCCCCGACGCCGACACCCACCCCGACACCGCGGGCCACGCCCACTCCGACACCGACCCCCACACCCACGCCGACCCCCTCGCCCACCCCCACTCCGACCCCGACACCGACACCCACGCCGACCCCGACGCCCCCTCCCCCGCCGGCTCCGGCCGTCTTCCCGCTGAGCGAGCTGTCCTTCGACATCACCGGGGACGGCAGCGGACCGGAGATCCGGCTCGCCCGCAGCAGTTGGGTGTGGCAGCGCTCCGGACTGTCCATCGCGGACCGGGAGTACGCGCGCGGGGTGACCGTGCACGGCGCCTCCGCCGTCACCGTCGACCTCAACCGGCCCTGCACCGCCTACGACGCGATGGTCGGCATCGACGACCTGACGATGAAGCTCGGCAAGGTCACCTTCGCCGTCCTCGCCGACGGGGTCCCGCTGTGGCGGTCCGGGGTGATCGAGGGCGGTGACCCCGCGGTGCCCGTCCATGTGAACCTCACCGGCCACGAGAGCGTGCGCCTGGTGGTCGAACCGCACAGCCACTTCGACAAGCTGGCCCTCGCGGACTGGGCGGACTCCAAGTTCACCTGCGCGTAG